The Pochonia chlamydosporia 170 chromosome 1, whole genome shotgun sequence genome window below encodes:
- a CDS encoding FKBP-type peptidyl-prolyl isomerase (similar to Cordyceps militaris CM01 XP_006671521.1), translated as MSAVPGPVYGLEVPPGEILIPASMDFPASFRITMAALDPTEEPEADEEGNVPAVPRATLRLVKRAFPGLDDEDEDDEIDDEYMKALLAASDDDDDEDEEEEANGGPSDPAKAKKQKQAAAIKKLLEATQDDEDEDEDEDMEDAKPNGVKSKAKGKGKAKAVEEDDEDEEDDEEEDDEDDDDSDDGADLENFVVCTLDTERNYQQPLDITVNHGEKVFFVVTGTHTVYLTGNYIMDDEDDYDSEDDEEDYDFDPEELDYAMGEDASDDESDELDDVEDPRVTEVDSEEDEAPKLVESKKGKNKRAAEEAEGLDEMIAKASDSKKQQKKLKNNKGEAVAAEEGKKDKKVQFAKNLEQGPTGSGKQAGKPATGVKVVQGVTLDDRTIGKGRTVKSGDTVGVRYIGKLANGQQFDANKKGKPFSFKVGKGQVIKGWDVGVVGMAIGGERRLTIPAHLGYGSRGMPGIPANSQLTFDVKLLEIK; from the exons ATGTCTGCCGTTCCTGGTCCCGTTTACGGCCTTGAGGTCCCGCCTGGCGAGATCTTGATCCCGGCTTCCATGGACTTCCCTGCTTCT TTCCgcatcaccatggctgccTTGGACCCTACTGAGGAGcccgaggctgatgaggagggCAACGTCCCCGCCGTTCCTCGCGCTACCCTGCGACTTGTCAAGCGCGCCTTCCCTGggcttgatgacgaggacgaggacgacgagattgatgacGAGTACATGAAGGCTTTGCTGGCTGCTtctgacgatgatgacgatgaggacgaggaggaggaagccaATGGTGGCCCCAGCGACCCCGCCAAGGctaagaagcaaaagcaggctgctgccaTCAAGAAGCTTCTTGAGGCTACGcaggacgatgaggacgaggatgaggacgaggatatGGAGGATGCCAAGCCCAATGGTGTTAAgagcaaggccaagggcaaaggcaaggccaaggctgttgaggaggatgacgaagacgaggaagatgatgaggaggaagatgatgaggatgatgatgacagtGACGACGGTGCTGACCTCGAGAACTTCGTGGTTTGCACTCTTGACACTGAGCGA AACTACCAGCAGCCCCTTGACATCACTGTCAATCACGGCGAAAAGGTCTTCTTTGTCGTCACTGGTACTCACACTGTTTACCTCACTGGCAACTACATcatggacgacgaggacgactACGACAgcgaggatgacgaggaggactACGACTTTGACCCCGAGGAGCTCGACTATGCTATGGGCGAGGATGCTAGCGACGACGAGAGTGACGAGctcgatgatgttgaggacCCCCGCGTCACTGAGGTCGActccgaggaggatgaagcccCCAAGCTGGTTGAGtccaagaagggcaagaacaAGCGTGCCGCCGAGGAAGCTGAGGGTCTTGACGAGATGATTGCCAAGGCCTCCGATTCTAAGAAAcagcagaagaagctcaagaacAACAAGGGCGAGGCTGTTGCCGCtgaggagggcaagaaggacaagaaggttCAGTTTGCCAAGAACCTCGAGCAGGGCCCTACTGGCTCTGGTAAGCAGGCTGGCAAACCTGCCACTGGCGTCAAGGTTGTTCAGGGCGTTACCCTTGACGACCGCACCATTGGAAAGGGCCGCACTGTCAAGAGCGGCGACACTGTTGGTGTCCGATACATTGGCAAGCTTGCCAACGGCCAGCAGTTTGACG CCAATAAGAAGGGCAAGCCTTTCTCATTCAAGGTTGGCAAAGGCCAGGTCATCAAGGGCTGGGACGTCGGTGTTGTCGGTATGGCCATCGGTGGTGAGCGACGATTGACTATTCCTGCTCATTTGGGATACGGCTCTCGTGGCATGCCCGGTATTCCCGCCAACAGTCAATTGACCTTCGATGTCAAGCTCCTCGAGATCAAATAG
- a CDS encoding ThiJ/PfpI family protein (similar to Metarhizium acridum CQMa 102 XP_007810578.1), giving the protein MSSHIKIGVFIPNGAQFLDVACVDSFGVMSKAYLGAIPFLPAHVTSLAPDVAIYYISTPEQGSEIPLTSGATIKATHLYTDDEVAPGRLDIVVVPGPDPGLEFAEGGLKWLREQSEAKGVDVLSICTGLFICASAGIADGKRASGPRGLQSMLKDKFPKVNLVGDKYRWVQDGNFWSSGGVTNGNELVAAYARASKHWAQPIVETGLMLTEVGDRGQFYQGNQTGFYLRFAWQLVKGWFVNLTRGQETAKVKAP; this is encoded by the exons atgtcgTCACACATCAAGATAGGCGTGTTTATCCCCAACGGCGCTCAGTTCCTCGACGTGGCATGCGTCGACTCCTTTGGCGTCATGTCCAAAGCGTACCTTGGTGCTATTCCTTTTCTCCCGGCCCATGTCACGTCCCTTGCGCCAGATGTGGCCATTTACTACATTAGTACTCCTGAGCAAGGGTCTGAAATCCCACTGACCTCGGGAGCTACCATCAAGGCTACGCACTTATACACAGATGACGAGGTTGCGCCGGGTCGGTTGGATATTGTGGTTGTTCCAGGTCCGGATCCAGGACTGGAGTTCGCAGAGGGCGGACTCAAGTGGCTACGGGAGCAGTCGGAGGCCAAGGGAGTTGATGTGCTGAGTATTTGTACGGGGCTGTTTATATGTGCTTCTGCTGGCATTGCCGACGGCAAAAGGGCAAGTGGACCGAGAGGATTGCAGAGCATGTTGAAGGATAAGTTTCCAAAGGTGAATCTCGTGGGAGACAAGTACCGGTGGGTGCAGGACGGTAATTTCTGGTCAAGTG GTGGCGTCACGAATGGCAATGAACTGGTTGCTGCGTATGCCCGGGCAAGCAAGCATTGGGCTCAGCCGATTGTTGAAACTGGCCTCATGCTGACAGAGGTCGGTGACCGAGGTCAATTTTATCAAGGTAACCAGACTGGATTCTATCTGCGCTTTGCGTGGCAACTTGTCAAGGGATGGTTTGTGAATCTGACACGAGGACAGGAGACGGCCAAGGTGAAGGCGCCGTGA
- a CDS encoding sphingomyelinase family (similar to Colletotrichum gloeosporioides Nara gc5 XP_007278074.1) has translation MSLFTWCSRRAGALSMMALVALCYWVISREAEEDRRNDSFRGDNKSSTPQAVISSHGAGIWTLVFSYYCLLIHVLVFVFPVRACWSVWTITQSLRKAAQSKAIENYKKTVVRRRVSLTSVSSSDTLTSETLASESNAVSSTVSEASDCELETYTDASDYPDEPVIHAIIIPNYKEEMDTLKETLDVLASHSQARACYDVYLGMEERETEAESKALRLIQEFAKKFRSIDFSIHPADIPGEAAGKGSNLAWAARKLSVKYSMLIRQNVIVTGIDADSHLSSSYFTNITSMHHEHPETATTTLYAAPIIFDRNAHNVPAIVRVADVLWCAAGISGLYQGSLTAPPTSVYSLPLTLVDRVGGWDTDAEAIGEDLHMYIKCFFALNGNLTCRTVLSPVSQSNVTGGGKGGIRGTVIDIKARYKQALRHMWGALDTGFALRKAVEMWKERKRTTRTFRPLHKQGNESSQYIPDIEFTNSADMSPENGIFSDLTQDTIKEPHLEKIFYLFHRLFEAHFLPVHMTILVFASALFVWFADGSGDPHSVAWIFSLSNILRTMGFMGVACYLFLYESFHRICVNAREREMTRAKLADGMCFSHRSVRKNFIDYVLVPVVAPLYGAIPCAQAEICHLWTVNLVYTVSKKVTRQRAKSDAAMNMA, from the exons ATGTCCCTGTTCACGTGGTGCTCGAGACGGGCTGGTGCCTTGAGCATGATGGCTTTGGTAGCTTTGTGCTACTGGGTTATCTctcgagaagcagaagaggacCGACGAAACGATAGTTTTCGCGGCGACAACAAGtcttcaacgcctcaagCTGTCATTTCTTCACACGGCGCCGGAATCTGGACTCTAGTGTTCTCATATTATTGTCTGTTAATTCATGTGCTCGTGTTCGTCTTCCCTGTCCGAGCTTGCTGGTCTGTTTGGACAATTACCCAATCACTTAGGAAGGCAGCTCAGAGCAAGGCGATTGAGAACTATAAGAAGACCGTTGTGCGCCGTCGTGTGTCTTTAACGTCTGTCAGCAGCTCAGATACCCTCACGTCGGAAACTCTAGCTTCAGAAAGCAATGCTGTGTCGTCGACTGTGAGCGAGGCAAGTGACTGTGAGCTCGAGACCTACACGGACGCCTCCGACTACCCTGATGAACCGGTCATCCATGCAATTATCATACCTAATTATAAGGAGGAAATGGATACGTTGAAGGAGACATTGGATGTTCTGGCATCTCATTCTCAAGCCCGAGCTTGTTACGAT GTCTATCTTGGCATGGAAGAGCGCGAGACGGAAGCCGAGTCAAAAGCTCTCAGACTTATCCAAGAATTCGCCAAGAAGTTTCGCTCCATTGACTTTTCTATTCATCCTGCGGATATTCCCGGGGAAGCAGCTGGAAAGGGTAGCAATCTGGCTTGGGCAGCGCGAAAACTCAGCGTCAAGTATTCAATGTTAATTCGACAAAATGTCATTGTGACAGGAATTGATG CCGACAGCCATCTTTCATCCAGCTacttcaccaacatcaccagcatgCACCATGAACACCCTGAGACAGCTACCACCACGCTCTATGCCGCGCCAATCATCTTTGATCGCAACGCTCACAATGTGCCGGCCATTGTTCGTGTGGCAGATGTTCTCTGGTGCGCGGCAGGCATTTCTGGCCTCTATCAGGGTTCACTTACAGCTCCCCCTACCTCTGTCTATTCGTTGCCACTCACTTTGGTTGACCGCGTTGGCGGCTGGGACACCGACGCCGAAGCCATTGGCGAGGATTTGCACATGTACATCAAGTGCTTCTTTGCCCTAAATGGCAACTTGACCTGCCGTACGGTTCTCAGCCCTGTAAGCCAGAGCAATGTAACAGGTGGTGGGAAGGGAGGCATCCGTGGAACCGTGATTGATATCAAGGCACGATATAAGCAAGCACTCCGCCACATGTGGGGAGCCCTAGATACCGGATTCGCCTTGCGCAAGGCCGTCGAAATGTGGAAAGAACGAAAGCGAACTACCAGGACATTCCGACCTCTCCATAAGCAGGGCAACGAATCCAGCCAGTACATCCCCGACATCGAGTTCACCAATAGTGCCGACATGTCTCCGGAGAACGGCATCTTCTCAGACCTGACCCAGGATACCATCAAGGAACCGCACTTGGAGAAGATTTTCTACCTCTTCCACCGGCTCTTCGAGGCGCACTTCCTACCTGTTCACATGACGATTCTCGTCTTTGCTTCCGCGCTATTCGTTTGGTTTGCAGACGGTAGCGGTGATCCTCACAGCGTTGCTTGGATATTCTCGCTGTCCAATATTCTGCGAACCATGGGCTTCATGGGAGTAGCATGCTATCTTTTCCTGTACGAGAGCTTCCACCGAATTTGCGTCAACGCCCGTGAGAGGGAGATGACGCGGGCCAAGCTCGCAGACGGCATGTGCTTCTCCCACCGATCCGTAAGGAAGAATTTCATCGACTATGTCCTTGTGCCTGTCGTGGCGCCTCTCTACGGTGCCATACCCTGTGCTCAAGCTGAGATATGTCACCTCTGGACAGTGAACCTTGTGTACACCGTCAGCAAGAAAGTCACACGACAACGAGCAAAATCGGACGCCGCGATGAACATGGCATAA
- a CDS encoding THO complex, subunit 5 (similar to Metarhizium robertsii ARSEF 23 XP_007820182.1) gives MAVDTIVSEPSLMAVLQISDQARDQAHTLLQLTDEASDSRTSAESQAEMAKQQKQLFTSISHLRGLHRNACISARETKAQTAEARQEVDRLHLQLQNLYYEQRHLQGEMSACESYDHKYQQLPLIPVDEFLAQNPQHADIDENELMVARIDHERTEREALEQQRQELLKRKQKLIAENKRRKDDLANLDQDLEKFIDAAKPILELFEKAP, from the exons ATGGCTGTCGACACAATCGTTTCCGAGCCCAGCCTCATGGCAGTTCTGCAAATATCAGATCAAGCACGCGACCAGGCCCATACACTCCTACAATTGACCGACGAGGCCAGCGATTCTCGTACCTCCGCCGAATCCCAAGCTGAGATGGCCAAGCAACAGAAACAACTATTCACCAGCATATCGCACCTCCGAGGTCTGCACCGCAACGCCTGCATCTCCGCACGCGAAACAAAAGCCCAGACTGCCGAAGCTCGTCAGGAAGTCGATCGTCTGCATCTGCAGCTTCAAAACCTTTACTATGAGCAGCGGCATCTCCAAGGCGAGATGTCAGCTTGCGAATCATACGA CCACAAATACCAGCAGCTTCCTTTAATTCCCGTCGACGAATTTCTTGCTCAGAATCCACAGCATGCCGACATCGATGAAAATGAGCTCATGGTCGCGAGAATCGATCACGAACGAACGGAGCGAGAGGCTCTGGAACAGCAGCGTCAGGAGCTTCTGAAGCGAAAGCAGAAGCTCATTGCTGAGAATAAGCGAAGAAAAGACGATTTGGCCAATTTGGATCAAGACCTTGAGAAGTTTATTGAC GCTGCCAAACCTATTCTGGAGCTGTTTGAGAAGGCGCCATGA